The DNA region CCGACGGAAACTAGAGCTGGTGCCCAGATTCGAACTGGGAACCTACCGATTACAAGTCGGTTGCGCTACCGGATTGCGCCACACCAGCCAGTTGGGGGCACCGGCCCCACTTGCTACTACACTTTAGCGCCCCCAACTTCCCCCTCCCGCCCACTCTCGCCTACGACCGGCCTGGCGGGCCCGGAGGACCCCTGCTTGCCTGGCGGCCCCGGACTTGCCCGCACGGCCTTGCCTGGGGCGGCGGTCCTTGATTCGGCATCGCCGTTTGCCTAGGGTTAGGCGAATGAATTACACCTGTGTAAGTAAGGATTCCGCATGAGCCCCCCTCCGGAGACGAAGTTCGGCGAGCGGGAGCAGAAGATTCTTGAGTTCGAACGGAACTGGTGGAAGTACTCGGGGGCCAAGGAGCGGGCCATCCGGGAGCTATTCGAGTTCTCCGCAACCCGCTACTACACGCTGCTCAACGAGATCATCGACATGCCCGAGGCCCTCGCCCACGACCCCATCCTGGTCAAGCGCCTGCAGAGGTTGCGGGCCTTCCGGCAGCGCCAGCGAATGGCCCGGCGGCTGGGTATCCACCTGTCCGAGAACGGATAGCAGATAATCGGACCCATTCATGGGAAAACACTCACTTCCGGAAAGCCCCGGGTTCTGGCGAGCAGTAATAATTGCGGGACTCCGCTACCTCGTCGTGATCGCTCTTTTGGGGGCGGTGGCGTTCGGAATCTACAAGCTGGCCTTCGACAATCCGGACGACAGTCCCGAGACGGAAGAGACCCTCTCCCCTCCGACTGACCCCTTCCTGGAGGAGACACCAACCGACGCTTCACCCACTGCGTCTCCTACCCCAACCGCTTCAGCGTCCGCCGCTCCCGTGCAGGGAACTGGCAGGGTCCAGGTTCTCGACGCCAGCAACTCCGCCGCTCGCCTGGACGCATCCGAGCGCAAGCTCGAAGAGGCCGGCTACGACGTGGTCGCCAAGGCTAATGCCAGGACTCCCGTAGAGAGGACGACGGTCCTTTACCAGCCGGGGAACCAGCAGATGGGTGAGGCGATTGCCAGCCTTCTTGGTGCCAGCCTGGTCGAGCCGCCGGGAACCCGCAACGTCGACCCGGCCATCCCCGTGACGGTGCTCGTTGGGCCCGACTACGCGGGCTAGATCTACCCGGTAGCCCTGGTAGTCCCGGTAGGCCGCGAGGGCGCAAGCTCCAGCTTGCTGTTGAGCGTCACCCGCATGGTCCCGATCAGCTTGCCGCTCTCCTCGGAGGCGATGTCGAAGTCCGAGATCAATCTGGC from Actinomycetota bacterium includes:
- a CDS encoding DUF3263 domain-containing protein, producing MSPPPETKFGEREQKILEFERNWWKYSGAKERAIRELFEFSATRYYTLLNEIIDMPEALAHDPILVKRLQRLRAFRQRQRMARRLGIHLSENG
- a CDS encoding LytR C-terminal domain-containing protein; translated protein: MGKHSLPESPGFWRAVIIAGLRYLVVIALLGAVAFGIYKLAFDNPDDSPETEETLSPPTDPFLEETPTDASPTASPTPTASASAAPVQGTGRVQVLDASNSAARLDASERKLEEAGYDVVAKANARTPVERTTVLYQPGNQQMGEAIASLLGASLVEPPGTRNVDPAIPVTVLVGPDYAG